One Prolixibacteraceae bacterium DNA segment encodes these proteins:
- a CDS encoding arylamine N-acetyltransferase, whose product MKGSNELSREQIENIIWDEFASVPFHNLYFLLNKRPVDPSYGGTCSDKVIHLYHRLNDLGVQVSLHASFINGEEGHRLLKVKCQGHSYFADIGSGWPSWHLLPLDTPYEYTSFGISYKTEVGSNSLNVHFIRPEKRSWQISIPYKSKSQEEIWYDIETRFEKDNNDVFLHSVRFSQIVEDRFLFLRGDELWIYTDNSAPTFISLKGTPLSNILLKYFKFNLGKLDR is encoded by the coding sequence ATGAAAGGGAGTAATGAACTAAGTAGAGAACAGATTGAGAATATTATATGGGATGAGTTTGCTTCTGTCCCTTTTCACAATCTATATTTTCTTTTAAATAAACGCCCTGTTGATCCCAGTTATGGTGGAACCTGTTCCGATAAAGTTATTCATCTTTACCATAGATTAAATGATTTGGGTGTTCAGGTCTCTTTACATGCCTCTTTCATTAATGGAGAAGAAGGACATCGTCTATTAAAAGTAAAGTGTCAAGGACATTCTTATTTTGCGGATATTGGTTCTGGATGGCCGTCTTGGCACCTTCTCCCTTTAGATACTCCTTATGAATATACCTCTTTTGGTATCTCATATAAGACAGAAGTTGGTTCGAACTCTCTGAATGTTCACTTTATTAGACCAGAAAAGCGTTCTTGGCAAATCTCTATTCCATATAAATCAAAATCTCAAGAAGAGATATGGTATGACATAGAAACACGTTTTGAGAAAGATAATAACGATGTTTTTCTACATTCTGTTCGCTTCTCACAAATAGTTGAGGATCGCTTTCTATTTCTACGAGGAGATGAGTTATGGATCTATACTGATAATTCTGCTCCAACCTTTATCTCCCTAAAAGGAACACCTCTTTCAAATATCTTATTAAAGTATTTTAAATTCAATTTAGGGAAATTAGACAGATAG
- a CDS encoding DNA/RNA non-specific endonuclease, whose protein sequence is MIRKYLTTLLSFSVLFTIGQNYEPTSTTGKVIHHHYYSLSYSEQHEQPEWVYYILTPLEVNGPFKRTDDFREDPKVETGSASLNDYVGSGYDRGHLCAAADMKRNNTAMSETFYLSNMSPQAPYFNRGIWKSLESTVRGWAVSEDTIYVATGGILTSINGTIGVNKVSIPSHFYKVIYDPTGEKKMIAFILPNRKCSQPLSNYVVSVDEVEKRTGIDFFHQLNNRLELQLESNSDISKWKFKTYRSKATKANTKNSSTQCKAITKSTGKRCRNRTKNSNGYCRLHQP, encoded by the coding sequence ATGATAAGAAAGTACCTTACAACTCTTTTAAGTTTCTCTGTACTATTCACTATAGGACAGAATTATGAACCGACCTCTACAACAGGAAAAGTAATACATCATCACTACTATAGTTTGAGTTATAGTGAGCAACACGAGCAGCCCGAATGGGTCTACTATATACTCACCCCATTGGAGGTAAATGGTCCGTTTAAAAGGACTGATGACTTTCGAGAAGATCCAAAAGTAGAAACAGGATCCGCATCTTTAAATGACTATGTGGGATCAGGATATGACAGAGGACATCTATGTGCTGCGGCCGATATGAAAAGAAATAATACTGCGATGAGTGAGACTTTTTATCTTTCGAATATGTCTCCCCAAGCTCCTTATTTCAATCGTGGTATATGGAAGAGTTTAGAGTCTACAGTCCGTGGATGGGCAGTTTCAGAAGATACAATTTATGTGGCTACTGGTGGAATTCTTACCTCAATCAATGGAACTATTGGAGTTAATAAAGTCTCTATTCCAAGCCATTTTTATAAGGTGATCTATGATCCAACAGGTGAGAAAAAGATGATTGCATTCATTTTGCCAAATAGAAAATGTAGCCAACCTCTTTCTAACTACGTCGTTTCAGTAGATGAGGTGGAAAAACGTACTGGCATCGATTTTTTTCATCAGCTTAACAATCGGTTAGAGCTACAATTAGAATCAAATAGTGATATCTCAAAATGGAAATTTAAGACTTATCGATCAAAGGCAACTAAAGCAAACACTAAAAATTCTTCCACACAATGCAAGGCGATTACTAAAAGTACTGGGAAAAGATGCCGTAACCGTACTAAAAATAGTAATGGGTATTGTCGGTTGCATCAACCATGA
- a CDS encoding transposase, translating to MFKRSPANKQLDMFDSPLIIEGLPSRASNIYHDDNHWHNQFRKLVVYQISEDIFAPIYCQDNGCPNYPIRILVGMMILKEGAGISDEMLFENCQFNLLYRSALGLLHASDSIPAQSTYYKFRQQVKEYNEKSESDLFEDVFTQITSSHIEILGIKSDTIRMDSKLLNSNIKWLSRYSLIHETLSLFLTKGCNNFNFSDDLKPHISDVVSTDGDKVVYRNSTDSIKQKIVDLGILISNILNEYTGPANSYYDNLLRLFKEQFFKDDQGVTTPIKGEDLSAKNMQTPFDTDCDYRNKAGDKCKGYSANLTEVVGDNGLPNIITSIQVEKVSHSDTAHFKGSIERTQEVLGYNVINIHADGAYNSEENQEYCAENNQHLYLHAIQGKEGRFRFSLEAQVLKVFDNKHQRYVDYTKYKGKDELDRYKIYLEEGKFRYFKLTEVEKSLLRQRIKETPIEKLQIRNNVEASIFQLGFHCNGKNTVYRGLIKHQMWAVARSLWVNFVRIVKYYSELNISMVINMLKCKLCDLFIAKMTLLESVIVTKIQILFCRLKSPKIRIIL from the coding sequence ATGTTTAAACGTAGTCCTGCCAACAAACAACTAGATATGTTTGATAGTCCCTTAATAATTGAAGGATTACCATCTCGTGCATCAAATATCTATCATGATGACAATCATTGGCACAATCAATTTAGAAAGCTCGTTGTTTATCAGATAAGTGAGGATATTTTTGCGCCGATCTATTGTCAAGATAATGGATGTCCCAACTATCCTATTCGTATTCTTGTTGGTATGATGATTTTGAAAGAAGGTGCTGGTATAAGTGATGAAATGTTGTTTGAAAACTGTCAATTCAATCTACTTTACCGATCAGCGTTAGGACTTTTACATGCTTCTGATTCTATTCCTGCACAATCTACTTATTATAAGTTTAGACAACAAGTAAAAGAATATAATGAGAAGAGTGAATCTGATTTATTTGAAGATGTTTTTACACAAATCACTTCTTCTCATATAGAAATACTTGGCATTAAGAGTGATACTATAAGAATGGATAGCAAACTGCTGAATAGCAACATAAAATGGCTTTCTCGATATAGTCTAATACATGAGACATTGTCCTTGTTTCTGACAAAAGGTTGCAATAATTTTAATTTCTCTGATGATCTTAAACCTCATATTTCAGATGTGGTCTCAACAGATGGAGATAAGGTTGTTTATCGCAATTCAACAGATTCAATTAAACAAAAGATCGTGGATCTTGGGATACTCATTTCAAATATTCTTAATGAATATACTGGACCTGCCAATAGTTATTACGATAATCTATTACGTCTATTTAAAGAGCAGTTTTTCAAAGATGATCAGGGAGTTACCACTCCAATAAAAGGAGAAGATTTATCTGCAAAGAACATGCAAACTCCGTTTGATACGGACTGTGATTATAGAAATAAAGCAGGTGATAAATGCAAAGGGTATTCAGCTAATTTGACAGAAGTAGTTGGAGACAATGGACTTCCTAATATCATTACTTCTATACAAGTAGAAAAAGTATCTCATTCGGACACTGCTCATTTTAAGGGATCAATAGAGAGGACACAAGAAGTATTGGGATATAATGTAATAAACATTCATGCAGATGGGGCTTATAATAGTGAGGAAAATCAAGAATATTGTGCAGAAAACAACCAACACCTATATCTACATGCCATACAAGGTAAAGAAGGACGATTTCGGTTTAGTTTAGAGGCACAAGTTCTAAAAGTGTTTGATAATAAGCATCAACGGTATGTTGATTATACAAAATACAAAGGAAAAGATGAGTTAGATAGATATAAAATATATTTAGAAGAAGGCAAGTTTCGCTATTTTAAATTGACTGAGGTTGAGAAAAGTCTTTTAAGGCAAAGAATAAAAGAAACCCCAATAGAAAAGCTTCAAATAAGGAATAATGTAGAAGCGAGTATTTTTCAATTAGGTTTTCATTGTAATGGGAAAAACACTGTCTATAGAGGATTGATAAAACATCAAATGTGGGCAGTAGCTAGATCATTATGGGTGAATTTTGTTCGAATAGTAAAATACTATTCCGAACTAAACATTTCGATGGTCATAAACATGCTTAAATGTAAATTGTGTGATCTTTTTATTGCGAAAATGACTTTATTAGAAAGTGTTATTGTTACTAAGATTCAGATTCTGTTTTGTAGACTAAAAAGTCCCAAAATACGCATAATCCTATAA